One part of the Mytilus trossulus isolate FHL-02 chromosome 11, PNRI_Mtr1.1.1.hap1, whole genome shotgun sequence genome encodes these proteins:
- the LOC134690868 gene encoding uncharacterized protein LOC134690868: MQYPEFENIIKKHDIVCFVETKTDDIDVINFPGFHFEMKNRKTVNCRRSGGIIVGYTEKLKNMIEIKETDCKYVLWFQVNGKVFNLDKPVVFGVVYIPPEYTKYSSDEAINQIEQEYLCFSNYSNYICLLGDFNARTGCDDDFIIIDENEHGENNLSDFIENPVNALKDLSFPIKRVNMDKGKNRYGNMLLNFCKGNGVFILNGRMGRDQNLGRFTCRNASVVDYCISSPGLLKSFKDFEVLDSSKLLSDVHNPISVTFNCNKNVVNDHAENVDCNSHYNTVEKTNRWDSEKIKDFQNNIDVEKVLELEYKLCNTDLNDVNKNVINTFIGDLCNIFVRCGQATFGISSVKRNKNKGKSGNKNKPWFDVECKFARQNYRKLKRRFKSKNSCQNHLDMLNAEKIYKKVLDNKKRNFRNDLSNKIQNLRGNNPKEFWKILNKGKKKKQPDIDIGKLHDFFKKLNAAPEDDQTVRFPDIDPMQSEQLNENINSPFSQDEILRCIKKLKNEKACGEDEIINEYIKSTSTQFICIYEKLFNIIFDKGLIPQSWLIGTIKPVYKNKGDSKDPKNYRPITIVSCLGKLFTGILNKRLNDFSDEFIIIQENQSGFRQKYSTTDNIFTLYSFFELLKCKKKKLYCAFVDFEKAFDTVWRDGLFYKMLLNNINGKMYNVILNMYSDIKSRISYNYCYSEYFACDNGVRQGENLSPFLFSLFLNDLENFLVSKNITGLQTISEDLERELEIYLKFFIILYADDTVLLAETAQDLQTQLNAFHEYCKVWKLKVNVDKTKALVFGFGRLPQNLKFSYNNTNIEIVKQCNYLGIIFTRTGNFNMTKKHLSDKALKAMYEVLKMGRMYQLSIKCQLDLFDKIVKPILLYGSEVWGFSNNEVLEKIHLKFCKLLLNLKSSTPNYMVYGELGRHPVDIDIKIRAVLFWANLISGKQAKFSCILYQLSRHMNVHFNMQTKLILFVKKIFQDCGFSFIWETQNFIDKDWLKTVIKQRLLDQFLQNWNSLIQISPKAINYKNFKKNWEFEEYFNILNFKDAVVLCRFRTTNNKLPIETGRWQKVLRENRVCHLCENRQIGDEYHYLLECNFFDQKRTEYLSSYFVQRHNTFKFLELMSSTRKPVLKKLCLFIKHINTCVCPPG, from the coding sequence ATGCAATATCcagaatttgaaaatataattaaaaagcaCGATATCGTATGTTTTGTTGAGACGAAAACGGACGATATTGATGTCATAAATTTTCCTGGTTTTCactttgaaatgaaaaacagaaaaacggTGAATTGCAGACGATCAGGAGGTATTATAGTTGGTTATACGGAAAAGTTAAAGAACAtgatagaaattaaagaaacagatTGTAAATACGTTCTGTGGTTTCAAGTAAACGGgaaagtttttaatttagacAAACCCGTTGTTTTTGGCGTTGTTTACATTCCTCCGGAATATACTAAGTATTCATCAGATGAAGCGATTAATCAGATTGAACAAGAATACTTATGcttttcaaattattcaaattatatatgcCTCTTAGGCGACTTTAATGCCAGAACAGGTTGTGATgatgattttataattatagatGAAAATGAACATGGTGAAAATAATTTATCTGATTTTATCGAAAATCCCGTTAATGCTCTCAAAGATCTGTCTTTTCCTATTAAACGTGTAAATATGGATAAAGGAAAAAATAGATATGGAAATATGCTGTTGAATTTTTGTAAAGGTAACGGCGTTTTCATACTAAATGGGAGAATGGGAAGGGATCAAAATTTAGGGCGATTTACTTGTCGTAATGCCAGTGTAGTTGATTATTGTATCAGCAGTCCTGGACTTCTAAAATCATTTAAGGACTTTGAAGTTTTAGATTCAAGTAAATTATTGTCAGATGTTCATAATCCTATTTCTGTCacttttaattgtaataaaaatgtGGTAAATGACCATGCAGAAAATGTTGATTGTAATAGTCATTATAATACTGttgagaaaacaaatagatGGGATTCTGAAAagataaaagattttcaaaataatattgacGTTGAAAAAGTTTTGGAATTAGAATACAAACTTTGTAATACTGATTTGAATGatgttaataaaaatgtaattaatacATTTATAGGTGATTTATGTAACATTTTTGTCAGGTGTGGGCAAGCTACTTTTGGTATCTCTTCCGTAAAACGGAATAAAAACAAAGGTAAAAgtggaaataaaaataaaccatggTTTGATGTGGAATGTAAATTTGCGCGCCAAAATTACCGAAAATTAAAGAGACGATTTAAGTCTAAAAATAGTTGCCAAAACCATTTAGACATGTTAAATGCcgaaaaaatttataaaaaggttctcgataacaaaaaaagaaattttagaaatgatctttcaaacaaaattcaaaatttgcgtGGCAACAATCCGaaagaattttggaaaattttaaataaaggaaaGAAGAAAAAGCAACCGGATATTGATATAGGAAAATTACacgattttttcaaaaagttaaacGCTGCACCGGAAGATGATCAAACTGTGCGTTTTCCCGACATTGATCCCATGCAAAGTGAGCAGCTAAATGAGAATATAAATTCGCCTTTCTCACAAGATGAAATTCTTCGGTGCATTAAGAAACTGAAGAATGAAAAAGCTTGTGGAGAAGAcgaaattataaatgaatacatAAAATCCACATCTACCcagtttatttgtatttatgagAAACTCTTTAATATTATATTCGATAAAGGCTTAATTCCACAAAGTTGGCTTATTGGTACTATTAAAccagtatataaaaataaaggtgACTCTAAAGATCCAAAGAACTATAGACCAATCACTATTGTTAGTTGCTTGGGAAAATTATTTACTGGAATActaaataaaagattaaatgatttttcagatgaatttatTATCATACAAGAAAACCAGAGTGGTTTTCGCCAAAAGTATTCTACTACAGATAATATATTTAccttatattctttttttgaattgttgaaaTGCAAGAAGAAGAAGTTATATTGTGCCTTTGTAGATTTTGAGAAGGCATTTGATACTGTATGGCGAGatggtttgttttataaaatgctATTGAATAATATAAATGGTAAGATGTATAATGTAATATTGAATATGTACAGTGATATTAAATCTCGTATATCATATAATTATTGTTATTCGGAATACTTTGCTTGTGATAATGGTGTACGACAAGGGGAAAACTTATCACCTTTcctattttcattatttttgaatGACTTAGAAAATTTCTTAGTCAGTAAAAATATCACAGGACTTCAAACTATTTCAGAAGATTTGGAGAGAGAATTGGAAATATACTTaaagttttttattattttgtacgcAGATGACACGGTATTGCTGGCCGAAACAGCACAGGACCTGCAGACTCAACTCAATGCCTTTCATGAATATTGTAAGGTTTGGAAATTGAAAGTAAACGTTGACAAAACCAAAGCTTTAGTGTTTGGTTTTGGACGTTTGCCCCAAAATCTCAAATTTTCTTACAATAACACTAACATTGAGATCGTAAAGCAGTGTAACTATTTGGGAATTATTTTTACTAGAACGGGGAactttaatatgacaaaaaaacatttatcagaTAAGGCCTTAAAAGCCATGTACGAAGTCCTGAAAATGGGAAGGATGTATCAGCTCTCCATTAAATGTCAGCTAGatctttttgacaaaattgtcaAGCCCATATTGTTGTATGGGTCTGAAGTATGGGGTTTTAGTAATAATGAGGTATTAGAAAAGATACATTTGAAATTCtgtaaattacttttaaatctaaaatccTCAACACCAAACTATATGGTTTACGGGGAACTAGGTCGCCATCCGGTTgacatagatataaaaattCGAGCAGTATTATTTTGGGCAAATTTGATATCCGGCAAACAAGCAAAGTTTTCCTGTATATTGTATCAACTTTCTCGCCATATGAATGTTCATTTTAACATGCAGACTAAATTGAttctttttgtcaaaaaaatatttcaagattgtggtttttcatttatatgggaaacacaaaattttatagataaagatTGGTTAAAAACTGTAATAAAGCAAAGACTGTTAGACCAGTTTCTTCAGAATTGGAATTCGCTAATTCAAATTTCGCCAAAAGCTATTAActataaaaattttaagaaaaactgggAATTTGaggaatattttaacattttgaactttaaagaTGCCGTTGTTCTTTGTCGATTTCGAACCACCAATAACAAATTGCCGATTGAAACAGGAAGGTGGCAAAAAGTACTGAGAGAAAACCGTGTTTGTCATCTATGTGAAAATCGACAAATTGGTGACGAATATCACTATCTATTGGAATGTAATTTTTTCGATCAAAAACGTACAGAGTATTTATCCTCCTATTTTGTGCAACGacataatacatttaaatttttggaACTTATGTCGAGTACAAGAAAACCAGTCCTGAAGaaactttgtttatttataaaacatattaatacTTGTGTTTGTCCTCCTGGCTAG
- the LOC134690869 gene encoding uncharacterized protein LOC134690869, giving the protein MPEMKSWQTRMTPSTSIRMKCLFMLAVLLPFVLGAHHAHHERFLTGNNQLNQPDLDKVIQLVRGFAKSDMGQRACVIACRTAVRSTGYGFLLTFLCPAACERVRAQLK; this is encoded by the exons ATGCCTGAAATGAAAAGTTGGCAAACCAGGATGACACCAAGTACAA GTATCAGAATGAAGTGTCTGTTTATGTTAGCCGTTTTGTTGCCTTTTGTTCTTGGAGCACACCATGCTCATCACGAAAGATTTTTGA CTGGTAACAATCAACTAAACCAACCAGATTTAGACAAAGTCATACAGTTAGTTCGAGGGTTCGCTAAATCTGATATGGGACAAAGAGCTTGTGTAATAGCTTGTCGAACAGCGGTTCGGTCAACAGGATATGGGTTTCTATTGACTTTTCTGTGTCCTGCCGCCTGTGAACG gGTTCGAGCACAATTGAAATAG
- the LOC134690871 gene encoding uncharacterized protein LOC134690871 gives MPEMKSWQTRMIPSTSIRMKCLFMLAVLLPFVLGAHHAHHERFLTDNNQINQQDLDKVIQLVRGFAKSDMGQLACVISCQAAVSSTGYGVILALLCPTACETVRAQLK, from the exons ATGCCTGAAATGAAAAGTTGGCAAACCAGGATGATACCAAGTACAA GTATCAGAATGAAGTGTCTGTTTATGTTAGCCGTTTTGTTGCCTTTTGTTCTTGGAGCTCACCATGCTCATCACGAAAGATTTTTGA CTGATAACAATCAAATAAACCAACAGGATTTAGACAAGGTCATACAGTTAGTTCGAGGGTTCGCTAAATCTGATATGGGACAACTAGCTTGTGTAATATCTTGTCAGGCAGCCGTTTCGTCAACAGGATATGGGGTTATATTGGCTCTTCTGTGTCCTACAGCCTGTGAAAC TGTTCGCGcacaattgaaatag